A segment of the Lolium perenne isolate Kyuss_39 chromosome 3, Kyuss_2.0, whole genome shotgun sequence genome:
TCACTACTGTTTGGCCTTGAGAGGGGTGCCGTACGGGACGCCCTCGCCATTGACTTCACATGCATACTCGAAGGCGCGTTGGCAATCCCGGTGAACCTGCCGTTCACGGCTTTCAGCCGGAGCATCAAGGCTAGGCGAAGGGCTGAACGTCTCCTCAACGGGATCATGCGAGAGAGGAAGGCTATGCTGGAGCAGGGAAAGGTCTCGCCAAACAATGACCTCATCAGCCGTCTGGTCAGCATGACAGACGACCATGGCGAGCAGCTCTTGAGCAGCGACGAGATCATCGACAATTGCATCCTCGCCTTGATTGCCGGCCATGACACGACCTCCATACTCATGACGTTCATGGTCCGCCACCTCGGCAATGATCCGGCCACCCTCGCAGCTATGGTGCAAGGTAAGTGACAACTAACCTGCCATGGGCATGTTGTGGGTTTATTTTCTTTTCATGCTTTACCTTTTGCGGACAGTCAATTTATTTTCATGCTTTACCTTTTGCGGACAGTTAATCATGTGTTGTGTGTTTATGGACACAGAGCATGAAGAGATTGCAAAGGACAAGGCAGATGGGGAAGCTCTAACCTGGGAAGACCTATCGAAAATGAAGTTCACATGGCGAGTCGCACAGGAGACACTTCGCATCGTCCCTCCAGTCGTCGGGGGCTTCAGAACAGCACTCGAAGACATTGAGTTTGACGGCTACCTCATTCCAAAAGGATGGCAGGTCAATCATAATCTCTGACGTCTACTCAGCTTGTAACTGAAACACCAATTTGCAGCAAAAAGATGATGCAACTTTTATCGTGTTTTCAGGTGTTTTGGACGGCAAATGAAACACACATGGACCCCAGCATTTTCCACGATCCGGCAAAGTTTGACCCCTCCCGTTTCGAGAACGCGTTGGCGTCAGCGCCACCATGCTCCTTCGTCGCCtttggtggcggccctagaatatGCCCCGGTAGGGAGTTTGCTAAGATCGAAATATTGGTGACCATGCATAACCTGGTGAGACACTTCAGATGGAAGCTCTGCTACAAGGAGAATACCTTCATCAGGGACCCCATGCCATCGCCTCTACATGGCCTGCCGATACAACTGGAGCACATGACCTCCCTTTGAAGTTTGAACGTGAAAAAGTACACATCAATCGGTGTCCCTTACTGAATCATGTTTATACCTTGTATTTGTATGTGCTGTAAAAGTAGTACCTAGTCATGAGGGAGTTGTATTCCTGCGCCTTGCATGCGTCTCTGTGTGCCTCTACGTGTGCACGATCTCCCCTTGTCACATGTACTTATACTTAGATTGGTAATGAATAAAACTACATGGATTATTTCTCTTATTAGTATCAAAGCGGGCGCTCCTCCCTCTCTCATGGCCAACACCAATACGCGCACGCCTACCTGGCTACCTCCTCTAGTTCAGCTCCTCCTACCCTATATAGTATACTAGTTGATACCCCGCGCATTGCGGCGGTCATCATACATGATTTTCTTGTATGCAAAAGATGGCATGAAATTGTCTATGAAAATATGATGAGAATATGTAACATTGATGGAAACACATCCATATTCGACCAATAAGCATTTGTAAGAGCAAGTAAGACAAAAAAAATTGTCTCACTTATATCTGAGTATCATACATCGATCAAAGCAAGATAATTACTTAAGTTAGCTAATGTAGAAGCTTGCATAGCACTGATCGATCATTACACCGAATTCCTTTAAATTAAGACATTTGCATACAATGGAAAGAATAAATTTGACACACCGAATTATTTTTTCAGTCACAATGGCTGAATGAAAGCACTATATATTAGTAACAACGGATGCAAAGCAAGATAAAGTTAAGAAAACAAATCCTAGTATGctagatatatatatatgaagTCATTCTTAAATGAGCAAATCTCTTAAAACATACTTAGAtgaagagccaagtttcattagtGAGGCAACTAAAGATACAAAAGCTTGTCTCTGTACATACCAAAACTCATGAAGCCAAGGCCTCTTACGTTGcagatttgaattttttttgaaacaGATTTGAATTAGATGCATACATTACAGTCATTctgcattttttcgataaagggaatatattaatatcaaaagataccaattacacccagcctctgcaacaacgtccCACCCTACACTACGGGAAAATCAGGCACTGCCGTGCAGCCAAACTTTGCCGTGAGCtgctgcacggcaaagatttctttgccgtgcgtagcAGGAAGAGCGCACGGCAACGAAAAAATGCACGGCAAAGTATTagcgcagcgcacggcaaagaaacataTCACGGCAAAGAAAGatatggcgcacggcaaagaagtgtCTCACGGCAAAGAATTggagaagcgcacggcaaagattttgggacggcaaagtccctgcaagccgcacggcaaagaaacagcgcacggcaaaggcctgggCACTGCCGTGCGGCCAAACTTTGCCGTGCAGACAGAcaagttgcacggcaaagggtcctttgccgtgcgcttctccctttgccgtgcgccattatactttttgttttgtttttctaactattttatttcatctactacttatatttattttgttaattagtttttctttttgatgactatttattacactatgtgaaatacaaaattagtctccatgctcatcccccacatatatcagggttccggtgctccggcggccgtccccctccttcccccccaaaacagcgggacggcgggtctaccccctagatttctccgcgcgacgttccaccaatataccttttcataggtttaggtttgtttagtccatggacatatggaaaaccatgtgtggtaccctttggcacagtctagcccccgatatacccgcggcgggacacttcaccgtacacgtccaggaatctgttaagtgttatcgcccgaaggtgaggaatgtcagaccggggatccatgccatgcaccatttggtgaattacacctagcaccacactttgaaacatagaataggtccacatgcaaggtttggtggggttccggtgctccggcggtcgttctccccctcctccccccaaaacagcggaacgtgtgccccggcgggtctacccccctagatttctccgcgcgagggtgcaccaatgtaacttttcattcttttaggtttgtttagtacatatacacatggagaaccaaagatgcggagacaagtgaggacccggaggaaaacacaaaggagtactatgaggctctgtttgcttcgcagaaacccctacatgaaaatacagaggttacccaactagatgccatcgctcgccttatggccttgaagtgccataggaacttgtgcagagatgggttcgatgaacttctggtcatcgtaggcagccttctgccgaaagggcacctcttgccgcaaaacttctactattcgaccaaattgctcagtgaccttaagatgtcatctcagcagatacacgcttgtccaaagggatgcatgctattcagagaggagcacgctgacacaaattattgcatcaaatgcaattcctctaggtactttgaggtagaccgcaatggtgatggtcagaagaggcagaccacggttgccaagaatatcctccgctatcttccagttctaccgaggatccagcggctcttcatgaccgaggatactgcccagcagatgaggtgggccgtggaaggaaacagatacaccgacaagatgatacatccgtcggatggtactgcatggaagaactttgtgaagaaatttccactgaaagcaggtgacccgaggagcgtagcagttgcgatatcaactgatgggttcaatccatatggtatgtcggctgcagtatacagttgttggccagtgtttgttattcccatgaacctcccccctggcgtctgcatgagatcagagaacatgtttgtgtcgatgataatcccagggcccaaatacccgggcaagaacatgaatgtgtacctggaaccgctggtggatgacttggttcgtggctgggaaggtcgcgggatccgaacatatgacgcatcaaagaaggagtacttcgatatgtatgtgtggtaccacacgtccctgcatgacctgccagcacgtgctttgttctgcgggtggtgtacacatgggaagtggccttgcccacagtgcagacaggccgtgactttcttctggctaaacaagggaggcaagtattcatgctttgatgaagctcgacagttccttgagcggaggcatgcatacaggagtgatgtaaagagtttcaagaaaggccgtgttgtccgtggcccgaagccaattccgaagaccggaacggaaatcaaggccgagttagatgctcttcagcctagccctgatgggaatggtttcttaggatatggggagacacaccaatggactcacaagccgtgcttatggaagctcccttactttgagtttctcgagctcccgcataacattgatgtaatgcacaccgagaagaatatcagtgaagccatttggagcacgattgtggacactgagaagacgaaggataacataaaggctcgaattgatcaagaaaggtggtgtgataggccggagttgaacatgcagccacctaatggtgccaaaaaaacttggactaagccacacgctccgttctgcctcacaaaggcccaaaaaagggaggtcttccaatggatgaaggactccttgtttttccccgatgggttcgcagccaactggatgaggggcctgaacattgaaacgctgcgagtacaaggactgaagagtcatgactaccacatatggcttgagcggataatgccggtgatgattcgaggctatgtccccgagaagacttggcgagtgctagcgaggttgagtttttcttccgtgatttgtgctagggagttagacactaaagtgattgagaagctggatgaagaggcacccgtgttgctttgcgatctggagaagatctttcctccagggttttttaatccgatgcaacacatgatcctgcacctcgcggaggagtgcttaaaggggggcccgaattggggccgttggcgctttggtcccgagagagaaacacaaaagcttcgtcaaatgaccggcaataaatgcaagatcgaagcatccatagccgaggcagtcccgaacgtggaggtggcaaacttcaccactaagcactatgatcccaacattcccacaaagcacaacccggtcctccgttacaatgccgccaacaatgaagaagtacccaagcttagcatcttcgtggggcttggtggcaagtcaagtggctcgaagccgtacagaacggacctacctgagcggaccttgatccactcgtatgtcttaaacaccatggtcgaagtgaagccgtacatcgagtaagtgcgaaccatttaattattcgcaaacgttcactcgtatgttcgtggctaactcttcctcttttcatcggtataggaaattcaaggctatacattggaagaatacccacagggagcctaccccggaagaatccaagcaaattttcgataagggaggcggtttcggtttcagtagctggttttgtaatttggtactattctatccaaattagctagcacttcctacatttatcggtcatttctcgttctaaacttcttgtgctaaacttgtaggcaagaactgacaaagagatgaagtcagagctaagaaaaattgctaggggctttgaccattccgtagaagcgttcaactcctatgacgtgaacgggtatcgcttccagacccatcaatacacaacaagccggcccaacgcgaagacaataaatagtggggtggtatgtcaaggtgatgatgggctccattactatggaagagtcgagggtatatacgagctgaattacgggtttcacaaagggctaaatcccgtcgtcttcaaatgccattggtttgacccacgtcgggtgagacgggatcctgaaattgggttggtcgaagttgaaaggaactccgtttataagggagaggatgtgtacatcttggcaacccaggcctttcaagtattctatctcccgtacgcgtgcagaaacccgacaaaacgtctacatggatgggatgttgtgatgacggtgccttcacgcaataggccgcccccgccaaacaaggacgattaccgccacgtagacccctcagcaaggagtgtcgagttttatcaggaagaagggctccccggccatttcacaatcggcttgccgactatcgatgacatggtcgtagacgatgaacaagaagacgcgggcatggatggagacaatgcagaagatgaagctgaggatgtctgtgccccggaagacctgagtttgctcgaggcgttcaaagcagggattgacctcgatgcagatggaccacctccaggtttcattgatgattattggttcgccgagcctgatgacgatgaggagacacgcggtccaatcacggatggcgacacaggctactgatctatgtagtagtaattgtgaggctagcctatttgtaataactccgtgtaatagagattgtctagctaggttatttgtaagaactccgtgctatgtttgagagaactctatggtagctatttgttgcttccactaattaattaatgttcatccttttgcattatttgttgctttcattaatgttcatctacttatatttctgttgctttcactaatatttatctctttacaatattgcgtactaataaaccactctcttcatttgtgtttgcaggtgattgaagcatggcgccaaaaaaaaggggtggcggtcttaaaaagaagctcaaggacttggtaggtgtagggacttcgaggcagggccgagctactaccccccctcctagcccccctcctgtcgctcccacagggcggccgcgtaggaagaatgcgacgcgggtactcactcctagtcctagcccccctcccgcagccgatgatgatgacgaggaggaggaccaggagcaccacgggggtggggaggaccaggaggaggaggtgggtggggaggaccagggaggaggagggggtggggaggaccagggagGAGGAGGGACGaggacgacctctcggaggatgaggagttggggaacttagtgttcgatcctgatccaagcctagagtggtgtgagccggaggattaccagtacgttccagctttggagaggctgaggccacgtgataggaagccatatcggcgtgggataacacagctccccTCGCTGAAGAGCTGGCGCTACAGGCACGTTGTTCTTgtgccctatggaaggaggtacatgttattttttggcatttcgttatcgcaattttgtcattatcaaaattattatcacatacatattgatgttgtcgtttcatggtgcagctcgttccagtttgaagacccgacgcagagaccgccacgtgggtactcgaacatccttgggggcctacttagattttatttccctgggatagtcaatctccctactggtggctgcgacgtagcttggaggtgggcgcactacagcctcgcggaagatcctcttggccgcggcaccgcggcggatttggttgttgccaaattctgggtacgtgacttttgacttcttaccattcatacactctccttggttcacaataattgcactaatgccccttgttttacctatgttgCAGAAATTcttcaagagggccgagggcaaggagaatgcgtgcgatgatgtcctacaccagcttgcaaggaagagggtgactggcatgcactacgaggcacgtgttcaatgcgtccgcgactggcacgccgaccgcttcgtccacatgagtaaggaggacgctcgcgacacgctcatgcagccgtggcagtacttgcaggtatttgcatttatgtgttattgatttctttatcgccatgtagtttattttaccataatgggtttatcttgtgcatgtagaaccctcctcagtacgtcggcaacgacgataggtgctttcgtgcgatggtcatgtggtggacatgcccccagtacctcaagaagcacgaggagggcaagaagaagcgggcagagatgcgaggtggatcgcatatccaaggcagcatccccatctctcttcacctgcagaaggaggtgagcaaattaatggttccttcattctttgaattcatgttatatatttgttaactctccaagggtgtgtcacttcactcaattacatgttctcttttgcaggaagtcaggacaggagcgaagcctaacgtctttgccgtgctaaagaagatgaagcaaaggaagacgcctgatcctgagacggggtccgtgtgggttaacccgcaatccgagacccagtgcacgtcgtatgtctccaagttcaagcagaagtacggcgaggaggccaatccagaggccgaggactttgaccctgaggtcgcggtgcttgcgggagaaggcttgaagcatggccgccgatggtttggtgacgggtgcgtcgacccagcgagggttccctctctccgccagatccgtcgtggtcgtaagagcggccagcctgaggtagagccccggccacgggcttcggatctagctgtcgagcggttacgggtatgttcttcctcgggtctctacatttcctttacatgctttccattgaaatgttaatgacatcgcggcaacacaacgtaggaggagatggcagcgaaggagcaggcggcccaggagcacgCACGGAACATGGAGCGGACGATTCTGGAGTACCAGCAGCAGCAGACacagatgatgcagcagatgcaacagcagcagcagatgatgcagcagcagcaggcacagatgagctggctgatgagccaTACGGCTCTGTCTActccaccggggagtcttcctcctccaccttactccatgtggatgccgccaccgcccactcagaccccggggacacctatcaccgtcaacaacatgaacatcatccggagcatgaaccgcggtgagtcctcttgtgcccaacccgctacttgttcaagtgttcaatatgcaaatgcaaatgttcattccatcaacatgcttatagattatatgtcacaaggcaatgacgatgaggccggcggaagcggaggaggacaaggttgatggcatggtcttcgtgCGCTTTGTCGGATTGTATGCTTGTAATGGATTGTAATATTGAACATTGCactatggactctatgtaacttgtgtggatggactatggactctatgtaacggattgtatgcatgaactatgtgtgctcgacgtatttgtggtgttgttgatgtgtttggtgatcATATATTGATATATATGCTATATTTGTGAAATGCAATATTTGAACTGCAGGGATAAatgaaaaacagcaaaaaaatgaaaaaatcaggcccctttgccgtgtgtgtgcacacggcaaaggacttttggtcactttgccgtgtgcacacgcacggcaaaggggccacGTGGCGCAAGCCTGTGCTCCTGGGAGCTCCTGGAGGCGTGCCTGTAGGGGGCTTTGCCGTGCGTGGTAGGGtagcccgcacggcaaaggcgcgCACGGCAGAGAAGCGAGGCGCACGGCAACGACCCTCGCACGGCAAAGTAtagcggcgcacggcaaagagtggGAGCACGGCAAAGTAttgtgccgcacggcaaagagtgGGAGCACGGCAGCGTTTGCAGCGCACGGCAGAGAaggcagcgcacggcaaagggctttgccgtgcggtagttgcatgcgcacggcaaagatggcTTTGCCGTCGATGACTTTGCCGTGCAAGCTTTGCCGTGAgggcacgcacggcaaagccgtTGCCGTGCGTATAGGGCTCTTTGCCGTGCAAAGTGGAGCACGGCAACGTCCCTTTTTCCCGTAGtgctaatggcagtacggatgcacacagccaaaaaatagaaaagaaaactaaaaaataaaagtcccgctacagccttctagacctagcaatagcaatacaaccaccaccgtgacaacacctgaagtacagactctccaaaagcgacgccttcaagaaggaaacagtgcaccagcgccgtcgtcgcccgaccaaaggtcttaggatttcttcctgaagatagtccccactctcaaaacaatgcctccaacaagaacattgccaggcacaaccagttaaggccagaccttgggttttcaccctgagaggtaagactccgaacttcccctgtgctgccgcccccacatgcataccactgcgGCAAGCCCAGAACGCCAAGCAGATCCCTCAGCATCACGttgactcgaacctcctttagtcagtccaccaatccggccttcatgatattccttcttctgacttcaccatggaccaaaaagtcaccagatgtcaacacagaatatagcttcgcggcgctccctccggaaccaaacggtcggaataaaaacatgggtgcgcgcgaccgaataccacccgatccagcaaactgcaggcaaaatatgcactgttccattcgccagcggagctttctggaactcatctctccagccagatcaaagcaaaccgacctccggtagatcttcatcttcgcttgcgagaaacccgaggaccgccaccaaaaacaaagcaagaccagcagcccccacgccgccagtccctcctgccggatcaccagggaataagacggcggcgcggatcatgcgtaccaccgctgaaccgtcaccgggggcggaggccgccaccgctccaccgaatcctccatggctaccgacggagagcatcaggccccggccaagtagccgtgccgcccggcttcctccaccggcgctgaaggataacgttgcatagaaaacaaaaaatttcctaccgcgaacacgcaatccaagccaagatgcaatctagaagacggtagcaacgaggggtttatcgagtctcacccttgaagagattccaaagcctacaagagtaggctcttgttgctgcggtagacgttcacttgccgcttgcaaaagcgcgtagaagatcttgatcacgatcgcttccggcgccacgaacgggcagcacctccgtactcggtcacacgttcggttgttgatgaagacgacgtccacctccccgttccagcgggcagcggaagtagtagctcctcttgaatccgacagcacgacggcgtggtgtcggtggtggtggagaaatccggcggagcttcgcttaagcgtgcgggatgtggtggaggagagagaccgctagggtttggggagagaggggggttgggcgccggccctctaaggggtgcggccaaggctgagcccaagagtggctgcccccctccctctcctcctcattatataggtggaagccccaagagttctagtccaagtcttcgaataagaccccaacactaaaacctcccatatgtgggaaacctactcaaggagggagtcccactcaaggtgggattcccacctttccttgaggtggggtggccggccacctctaggtggagcccacctgggactcctcctttagggtttggctggccaagcttgtggagtccttccgggactccaccttccatagtgcgtttcttccggacttttctagaaccttctagaacctgccataaatgcaccggatcatttccaaacttggaatatgacttcctatatatgaatcttattctccggaccattccggaactcctcgtgatgtccgggatctcatccgggactccgaacaaatattcgaactccattccatattcaagttctaccatttcaacatccaactttaagtgtgtcaccctacggttcgtgaactatgcggacatggttgagtactcactccgaccaataaccaatagcgggatctggagatccataatggctcccacatattcaacgatgactttagtgatcgaatgaaccattcacatacgataccaattccctttgtcacgcgatattttacttgtccgaggtttgatcatcggtatcactctataccttgttcaacctcgtctcctgacaagtactctttactcgtaccgtggtatgtggtctcttatgaacttattcatatgcttgcaagacattagacgacattccaccgagagggcccagagtatatctatccgtcatcgggatggacaaatcccactgttgatccatatgcctcaactcatactttccggatacttaatcccacctttataaccacccatttacgcagtggcgtttggtgtaatcaaagtacctttccggtataagtgatttatatgatctcatggtcataaggactaggtaactatgtaccgaaagcttatagcaaataacttaatgacgagatcttatgctac
Coding sequences within it:
- the LOC127338111 gene encoding cytochrome P450 716B1-like, producing MDHLLIVVALIVTASSIGIHLVTRAKKPCLANLPPGSFGLPVIGQTVSIIRAMRGNTTDRWIRDRVQRYGPVSKLSLFSMPTVLLAGPAANKFMFFSSLLPVMQIRSTKRIIGEKSLLSIHGDDHRRIRGALMEFLKPDMLKLYISRIDAEVRHHLEENWVGRTAVTVLPLMKRLTLGIISSLLFGLERGAVRDALAIDFTCILEGALAIPVNLPFTAFSRSIKARRRAERLLNGIMRERKAMLEQGKVSPNNDLISRLVSMTDDHGEQLLSSDEIIDNCILALIAGHDTTSILMTFMVRHLGNDPATLAAMVQEHEEIAKDKADGEALTWEDLSKMKFTWRVAQETLRIVPPVVGGFRTALEDIEFDGYLIPKGWQVFWTANETHMDPSIFHDPAKFDPSRFENALASAPPCSFVAFGGGPRICPGREFAKIEILVTMHNLVRHFRWKLCYKENTFIRDPMPSPLHGLPIQLEHMTSL